One stretch of Lacimicrobium alkaliphilum DNA includes these proteins:
- a CDS encoding glycosyltransferase family 2 protein yields MSKQISPTGQKPRVKIVAIAKDEAAYIPEWVHHHLYHGFDAIDVYINRTTDNSMAVLDCIHQRYPQVRGRSADWIDLCPAGAQNCLQYIVYASALDEARQSGEFDYLLFLDIDEFWTPKSLKLSIQDVITANPDADTISFGWINAFGQKQAFSQLPQRIKGKINPLVKTLVKLTANVSRVGYHFPELRDGKSVMADGDTFRADPNLREGLHPDLQHLRPVMVIHRLFRSPMEYVSLLHRGRPSDELQLKLNRGGYNVAIGREVCFELNKKNYAEYDVHRRQFIEGLDIQQELEAGREFVQQRYHKTLAHVQTVPRKYFPDLFRVFRGCTRAEYKALTDAIVNSKKLQRCKDADELIELAKEIEKSDVKVAYHVWLLASELRPRGPLIRKRVAEYADLDLQAGIRRSDLFGQQAE; encoded by the coding sequence GTGAGTAAACAGATATCACCAACAGGGCAAAAACCCAGGGTCAAAATTGTCGCGATCGCAAAGGATGAGGCCGCCTATATTCCTGAGTGGGTGCACCATCATCTTTATCATGGCTTTGATGCCATTGATGTGTATATCAACCGCACCACAGATAACAGCATGGCGGTTTTGGATTGTATCCATCAGCGCTATCCGCAGGTGCGCGGGCGCAGTGCCGACTGGATTGACCTGTGCCCTGCAGGTGCGCAAAACTGTCTGCAATATATTGTCTATGCCAGTGCCCTCGATGAGGCCAGGCAAAGCGGTGAATTTGACTATCTGTTGTTTCTGGATATTGATGAGTTCTGGACGCCGAAGAGCCTTAAGCTGAGTATTCAGGATGTGATTACTGCCAATCCTGATGCCGATACTATTTCCTTTGGATGGATTAATGCGTTTGGGCAGAAGCAGGCGTTTTCTCAGCTGCCACAACGTATCAAAGGGAAGATTAATCCGCTGGTTAAGACGCTGGTTAAGCTGACTGCGAATGTCAGCAGGGTCGGTTATCACTTTCCTGAGCTTAGAGATGGCAAAAGTGTGATGGCCGATGGCGATACCTTCAGAGCGGATCCCAATTTGCGGGAAGGTCTGCATCCTGATTTACAGCACCTTCGCCCGGTGATGGTGATCCACAGATTGTTCCGCTCACCCATGGAATATGTTTCCCTGCTACACCGGGGGCGCCCTTCCGATGAACTGCAATTAAAGCTCAATCGCGGTGGTTACAATGTGGCGATTGGTCGGGAAGTCTGTTTTGAACTGAATAAAAAGAATTACGCTGAGTACGATGTGCACCGGCGCCAGTTTATTGAAGGTCTGGATATCCAGCAGGAACTGGAAGCAGGCCGGGAATTTGTGCAGCAGCGTTATCATAAGACGCTGGCACATGTTCAGACTGTACCCAGAAAGTACTTCCCCGACCTGTTCCGGGTGTTCAGAGGTTGCACCAGGGCCGAGTATAAGGCACTGACTGATGCCATTGTTAACTCAAAGAAATTGCAGCGCTGTAAAGATGCCGATGAGCTTATTGAGTTAGCGAAAGAAATTGAAAAAAGCGATGTAAAGGTGGCCTATCATGTCTGGCTACTGGCCAGCGAATTGCGCCCAAGGGGACCATTGATAAGAAAACGTGTGGCGGAATACGCCGATCTGGATCTGCAGGCAGGTATCAGACGATCTGATCTTTTTGGTCAGCAAGCGGAATGA
- a CDS encoding glycosyltransferase translates to MSDGMTSFCIASPHKNELWYDYRVYVNLRQELEALGYQYRAASQNRIYFLGGPQRHFYPEVGKFDAEANNIALIYCHVEKLKSIDQFRKVFVCSEGMKGFLQRRRLMRLEPFRRQQPFTTQAPIEVIPPFSSLQPCNRTRPRYQCDLSFVGTPRIRPILEAALPLVKSLNLKMHLYGPNWDQYAGNPVAKDYWIARSVPYEEIPMLAKGSKICLIDHHDMMNKIGTVSHKYVDFLKAGAFVISDNNMDARKHYHGVYYRNQSELTGLIEYYVTHDAEREATRLQQQRYLNRHSTGFAATELAKYFI, encoded by the coding sequence ATGAGTGACGGGATGACCTCCTTTTGCATTGCATCGCCACATAAAAATGAACTCTGGTATGACTATCGGGTATATGTAAACCTCAGACAAGAGCTGGAAGCACTGGGGTACCAATATCGTGCCGCTTCACAAAACCGGATCTATTTTCTGGGTGGCCCACAACGGCATTTTTATCCCGAGGTGGGCAAGTTTGATGCCGAGGCTAATAATATTGCGCTTATTTACTGTCACGTGGAGAAGCTGAAAAGCATCGATCAGTTCCGCAAGGTGTTTGTTTGCAGTGAAGGGATGAAAGGATTTCTGCAACGGCGTCGGTTAATGCGCCTGGAGCCTTTCAGGCGGCAACAGCCTTTTACCACGCAGGCGCCGATTGAAGTGATCCCGCCTTTTTCTTCATTGCAGCCCTGTAACCGCACCAGGCCCAGGTATCAATGCGATCTGTCTTTTGTTGGCACACCAAGGATCAGACCAATACTTGAGGCGGCCTTGCCGTTGGTGAAGTCTCTTAATCTTAAAATGCACTTATATGGCCCTAACTGGGATCAGTATGCGGGTAATCCGGTCGCTAAGGATTATTGGATTGCCCGCAGCGTGCCGTATGAAGAGATTCCGATGTTGGCGAAAGGCAGCAAAATCTGCCTGATTGATCACCATGATATGATGAATAAGATTGGTACAGTGAGCCACAAGTACGTGGATTTTCTGAAAGCCGGAGCCTTTGTTATCAGTGATAACAACATGGACGCCAGGAAGCATTACCATGGGGTATACTATCGCAATCAATCCGAGCTTACCGGATTGATTGAGTATTACGTCACTCATGATGCTGAGCGAGAAGCGACCCGCCTGCAGCAACAGCGATACCTTAACCGACATTCCACCGGATTTGCCGCCACTGAGCTGGCGAAATACTTTATTTAA
- a CDS encoding glycosyltransferase family 2 protein, with translation MKKYLIRSLKFTVGLLPRAVRQSLRNQPRLAAWYTRSLYDAGVLRHMPTERQQYKSYKKNMAVQQQFIDELPDTSAGSLAVCILVDTPDKNALWTSIKSVLAQSVAASGILICCSRQSFGKVTRLVRQLDLHEYDIAFVHENEDVPQRFYDQAVFVCHSGERLHKDCIRVLMHWPRTDKQLVYVDSDYIDKEGNRHTPQCYPDWNPDLQITTAYIRSGCLLTDARELKQIPHLCRPYALAQWLSARTLNGALGEVQHIPLVLIHVPEKQDGVFQSLLPEFEASLARYADYQIDAGAQSLTLMWRTPVEPKVSLIVPTYNGKALVQACVESILEKTRYRNFEILLVDNNSDELASLAYFDQLAEHPQVRLLRYPHPFNYSAINNFAVAQADGEIIGLVNNDIEVIAPDWLGCMVGHVTRPEIGCVGAKLLYPDNRIQHAGVVMGYGGGAGHAHKYFPGDFAGYLNRLMASHNFSAVTAACLLVSRADYLAVGGLDEENLVVAFNDVDFCLKVQEMGRRNLYCAEAVLYHHESISRGAEDTPEKQARFAAEVACLKKRWKHVIDQDKAYNPNLTLRFENFALTDWGALLKKKLHRIRNRHLD, from the coding sequence TTGAAAAAGTATTTAATCAGAAGCCTTAAATTTACTGTCGGGTTGCTGCCCCGGGCTGTCCGACAATCTCTGCGCAATCAGCCTCGCCTCGCAGCCTGGTACACCCGTTCTCTTTATGATGCCGGTGTGTTGCGACATATGCCTACCGAGCGGCAGCAGTATAAAAGCTATAAAAAGAATATGGCGGTGCAGCAGCAGTTTATCGATGAACTGCCTGATACTTCTGCAGGCTCTTTGGCGGTTTGTATTCTCGTCGACACGCCCGATAAAAATGCGCTGTGGACATCCATCAAAAGTGTGCTGGCTCAGTCTGTTGCTGCCAGCGGTATCCTCATTTGTTGTAGCAGACAGAGTTTTGGAAAAGTGACCCGCTTGGTCAGGCAGCTCGATCTACATGAGTATGATATTGCTTTTGTGCATGAAAATGAGGATGTTCCTCAAAGGTTTTATGATCAGGCGGTTTTTGTCTGCCACAGTGGTGAGAGATTACACAAGGACTGTATCAGAGTTTTGATGCACTGGCCCCGGACAGATAAGCAACTGGTTTATGTCGACTCTGATTATATTGACAAAGAGGGTAACCGGCATACCCCACAATGTTATCCTGACTGGAACCCCGATCTGCAAATAACTACGGCCTATATTCGAAGTGGTTGTTTACTCACGGATGCCAGAGAGCTGAAGCAAATACCTCATCTTTGCAGGCCTTATGCGCTGGCGCAATGGCTCAGTGCCCGGACTCTGAATGGAGCGCTTGGTGAGGTACAGCATATCCCGCTGGTACTGATACATGTTCCGGAAAAACAGGACGGAGTGTTTCAATCGCTGTTGCCTGAGTTCGAAGCCAGCCTGGCGCGCTACGCTGACTATCAGATTGATGCTGGTGCACAATCTTTGACTCTGATGTGGCGAACCCCAGTTGAGCCCAAAGTCAGTTTGATCGTTCCCACCTATAATGGCAAAGCTTTGGTTCAGGCCTGCGTTGAGTCGATTCTGGAAAAAACCCGTTATCGGAACTTTGAAATTTTGCTGGTGGATAATAATTCTGATGAGCTGGCAAGTCTGGCCTATTTTGATCAGCTTGCAGAGCATCCTCAGGTTCGTTTGCTCAGATATCCCCATCCCTTTAATTACTCGGCAATCAATAATTTTGCTGTGGCTCAGGCTGATGGTGAGATCATCGGGTTGGTGAATAACGATATTGAAGTCATCGCGCCTGACTGGCTGGGCTGCATGGTGGGTCATGTCACGCGACCAGAAATCGGCTGTGTTGGTGCCAAGCTCCTTTATCCTGATAACAGAATTCAGCATGCGGGAGTGGTAATGGGCTATGGCGGTGGAGCCGGTCACGCTCACAAGTATTTCCCGGGTGATTTTGCCGGGTATCTGAACCGGCTGATGGCCAGCCACAATTTCAGTGCAGTGACCGCTGCCTGTCTGCTGGTTAGCAGGGCCGATTATCTGGCTGTAGGCGGGTTAGATGAAGAGAATCTGGTGGTCGCCTTTAATGATGTTGATTTTTGCCTCAAAGTGCAGGAAATGGGACGACGCAACCTCTATTGTGCAGAGGCTGTGCTTTATCACCATGAGTCGATTTCAAGGGGCGCAGAAGATACGCCCGAGAAGCAGGCGCGCTTTGCTGCAGAAGTGGCCTGTTTAAAAAAGCGCTGGAAGCATGTGATTGATCAGGATAAGGCCTATAATCCAAATCTGACGTTACGGTTCGAAAACTTTGCATTAACCGACTGGGGGGCATTGCTGAAGAAGAAACTTCATCGTATCCGTAATCGACATCTTGATTAG